One window from the genome of Loxodonta africana isolate mLoxAfr1 chromosome 14, mLoxAfr1.hap2, whole genome shotgun sequence encodes:
- the HGH1 gene encoding protein HGH1 homolog, giving the protein MEEQVAATRAPGGAEDGGASAGSPTLEAGIEAEAAELLPFLMPGARAELQAEAARHVLALTGSGPGRALLAGQAALLRALAELAAAPVPAPACDASRALVNLAADPGLHELLLAADPGLPARLLGRALDPQWPWADEAAAALSNLSREPAPCAAVMAVLEAAEPGEPVLERLVRALCTPGYNARAPLHYLGPLLSNLCQRPAARAFLLDPDRCMIQRLLPFTHYPDSSVRRGGVVATLRNCCLEHRHHEWLLGSEVDILPFLLLPLAGPEDFSEEEMERLPIDLQYLPPDKQREPDVNIRKMLIEAIMLLTATATGRQQVRDQGAYLVLRELHSWEPEPAVRVTCEKLIQVLIGDEPERGMENLLEVQVPEDVEWQLQQLDRQEQEQCEQEREAQQLAPEQPRERPVPR; this is encoded by the exons ATGGAGGAGCAGGTGGCGGCCACCCGCGCGCCGGGAGGAGCGGAGGACGGCGGCGCGTCCGCGGGCTCGCCGACCCTGGAGGCTGGCATCGAGGCGGAGGCGGCGGAACTGCTGCCCTTCTTGATGCCCGGGGCGCGAGCAGAACTGCAGGCTGAGGCTGCACGGCACGTGTTGGCGCTGACGGGCTCCGGGCCGGGCCGCGCGCTGCTAGCAGGGCAGGCGGCGCTGTTGCGGGCACTGGCTGAACTGGCGGCAGCTCCGGTCCCGGCTCCGGCCTGCGATGCCTCTCGCGCGCTGGTGAACCTGGCGGCCGACCCGGGACTGCATGAACTGCTGTTGGCGGCCGACCCCGGCCTGCCTGCCCGCCTGCTGGGCCGCGCGTTGGATCCACAGTGGCCCTGGGCGGACGAGGCGGCCGCTGCGCTGTCCAACCTCAGCCGCGAGCCGGCGCCGTGTGCTGCTGTAATGGCGGTGCTGGAAGCCGCGGAGCCGGGGGAGCCAGTCCTGGAGCGCTTGGTGCGCGCGCTGTGCACGCCCGGCTACAATGCCCGTGCGCCCTTGCATTACCTGGGGCCCCTGCTTTCCAACCTCTGCCAGCGGCCGGCGGCGCGTGCCTTTTTACTGGACCCAGACAG GTGCATGATTCAGCGGCTGCTGCCTTTTACCCATTACCCAGATTCCTCCGTGCGCAGGGGCGGAGTGGTGGCGACGCTAAGGAACTGCTGCTTGGAGCACC GACACCACGAGTGGTTGCTCGGTTCCGAGGTGGACATTCTCCCGTTCTTGTTACTTCCACTGGCTGGGCCTGAGGACTTCTCCGAGGAGGAGATGGAGC GGTTGCCTATCGACCTGCAGTACCTGCCTCCTGACAAGCAGCGAGAACCTGATGTCAACATCCGCAAGATGCTTATTGAGGCCATCATGCTG CTGACAGCCACAGCGACAGGTCGGCAGCAGGTGCGGGACCAGGGCGCCTATCTGGTCCTTAGAGAGCTGCACAGCTGGGAGCCAGAGCCTGCCGTTCGGGTGACCTGTGAGAAGCTCATCCAG GTGCTTATTGGGGATGAGCCAGAACGTGGCATGGAAAATCTGCTGGAGGTGCAGGTGCCCGAGGATGTGGAATGGCAGCTGCAGCAGCTGGACCGCCAGGAGCAGGAGCAGTGTGAGCAGGAGCGGGAGGCGCAGCAGCTGGCACCAGAGCAACCGCGGGAGAGGCCTGTTCCCCGCTGA
- the LOC100671049 gene encoding testis-specific serine/threonine-protein kinase 5-like, with protein MTSLGPACCLSAQHSPVSSWLLALVGAGKLKPATAVAFAEVGTPTPIPTAVQGRSLPPMKGSSRHRLDQRAFMEQMRECRDKGYLLSLKQIGSGTFSKVYLACATHERIQHNLKLSSDLQGKRHTIVAIKIVSMAKAPMEFSRKFLPREISSLNATYKHLRCPKTARTPPPHICCPAQPWPSFPRNLCPADLETYQNNQRSYLVLELVARGDLLEHINTVSDLRCCLGLEEEEARRLFWQLVSAMVHCHSAGIVHRDLKCENILLDDRGLLKLTDFGFASCTGSKNTLLSTFCGSVAYTAPEILMSKKYSGEQVDLWSLGIILYAMVTGKLPFKERQPHCMLHLIRHGPTFQPGLSPECQDLIRGLLQPHPHARLDLQQVAAHRWMLPATHVFLQQNQMECKFLVAADVAEPCTDSEPPGPPLQL; from the exons ATGACTAGCCTGGGTCCTGCCTGCTGCCTCTCAGCTCAACACTCACCAGTGTCCAGTTGGCTGCTGGCACTGGTGGGAGCCGGAAAG TTGAAGCCTGCCACTGCTGTGGCCTTTGCTGAAGTGGGTACGCCCACACCCATCCCGActgcagtgcagggcag GTCCCTGCCCCCCATGAAGGGCAGCAGCAGGCACAGGCTGGACCAGCGGGCCTTCATGGAGCAGATGCGGGAGTGCCGGGACAAGGGCTACCTGCTCTCCCTCAAGCAGATCGGCTCTGGCACCTTCTCCAAGGTCTACCTGGCCTGTGCCACCCATGAGCGGATACAGCACAACCTCAAGCTGTCCTCTGACCTGCAAGGCAAGCGTCACACCATC GTGGCCATCAAGATTGTCTCCATGGCTAAGGCCCCCATGGAGTTCTCCCGAAAGTTCTTGCCCCGTGAGATCTCATCTCTCAATGCCACCTACAAGCACCTGAGATGCCCCAAGACAGcccgcacccccccaccccacatctGCTGCCCCGCCCAGCCCTGGCCCTCCTTCCCCCGCAACCTGTGTCCAGCTGACCTT GAGACATACCAGAACAATCAGCGCTCCTACCTGGTGCTGGAACTGGTAGCCCGTGGGGACCTGCTGGAGCACATCAACACCGTGTCAGACCTCCGCTGCTGCCtggggctggaggaggaggaggcccgCAGACTGTTCTGGCAGCTGGTCAGCGCCATGGTACACTGCCACAGTGCAGGCATTGTGCACCG GGACCTAAAGTGTGAGAACATCCTGCTGGATGATCGAGGCCTCCTAAAGCTGACAG ACTTCGGCTTTGCCAGCTGTACTGGATCGAAGAACACGCTGCTAAGCACCTTCTGCGGTTCAGTGGCCTACACGGCCCCAGAGATCCTCATGAGCAAGAAGTACAGTGGTGAACAGGTGGACCTGTGGAGCCT AGGCATCATCCTCTACGCCATGGTGACTGGGAAGCTGCCCTTCAAGGAGCGCCAACCCCACTGCATGCTGCATCTGATTCGCCATGGCCCCACCTTTCAACCCGGCCTGTCCCCAG AGTGCCAGGATCTGATCCGTGGCCTGCTCCAGCCGCACCCACACGCGCGCCTCGACCTGCAGCAGGTGGCCGCGCACCGCTGGATGCTGCCTGCCACACATGTTTTTCTGCAAC AGAATCAGATGGAATGCAAGTTCCTGGTGGCTGCAGATGTTGCGGAGCCCTGCACGGACTCCGAACCCCCAGGGCCACCCCTGCAGCTGTAG